From Nocardioides daedukensis, the proteins below share one genomic window:
- a CDS encoding SDR family NAD(P)-dependent oxidoreductase produces MTVTDMFRLDGKVAVVTGASSGLGVAFAQGFAEAGADIVLGARRVDRLEDTAQLVRDSGRRVLTVATDVADQAQCQALVDAAMAEFGRVDILVNNAGVGTAVPATHETVEQFTQVIDVNLNGCYWMAQACGRVMGQGSSIINISSVLGLTTAGLPQAAYAASKAGLNGLTRDLAQQWTGRKGIRVNSIAPGFFTSEMTDQYPPGYLEAQQTRIPSGRKGDPRELAATAVFLASPAAGYITGQVLPVDGGMTIA; encoded by the coding sequence ATGACTGTCACTGACATGTTCCGTCTGGACGGCAAGGTTGCCGTCGTCACCGGTGCTTCGAGTGGGCTGGGCGTCGCATTCGCCCAAGGATTCGCCGAAGCGGGCGCCGACATCGTGCTCGGCGCCCGCCGCGTCGACCGCCTCGAGGACACCGCGCAACTGGTCCGCGACAGCGGTCGTCGAGTCCTCACCGTGGCCACCGACGTCGCCGACCAGGCCCAGTGCCAGGCCCTCGTGGACGCGGCGATGGCCGAGTTCGGTCGGGTCGACATCCTCGTCAACAACGCCGGCGTCGGCACCGCCGTTCCGGCGACGCACGAGACGGTGGAGCAGTTCACCCAGGTCATCGACGTGAACCTCAACGGTTGCTACTGGATGGCGCAGGCCTGCGGTCGGGTGATGGGGCAGGGCAGCTCGATCATCAACATCAGCTCGGTCCTGGGCCTCACCACTGCCGGGCTCCCCCAGGCGGCGTACGCCGCGAGCAAGGCCGGTCTCAACGGCCTGACCCGTGACCTCGCCCAGCAGTGGACGGGTCGCAAGGGCATCAGGGTCAACTCGATCGCGCCGGGCTTCTTCACCAGCGAGATGACCGACCAATACCCTCCGGGCTACCTCGAGGCACAGCAGACACGCATCCCCTCGGGACGCAAGGGTGATCCTCGCGAGCTGGCCGCCACGGCGGTCTTCCTCGCCTCCCCCGCGGCGGGCTACATCACCGGCCAGGTGCTCCCCGTCGACGGTGGTATGACGATCGCCTGA